From the genome of Sulfitobacter sp. DSM 110093, one region includes:
- the cysG gene encoding siroheme synthase CysG, translating into MDHFPIFLATSEQKILLSGGGEAALAKLRLLMKTKAALHIFAPDPAPELVEWQATGKLTLHRRALTAADLAGALLFYAADENDALDAENAALARAAGVLVNIVDNLHDSQFITPAIVDRDPVTVAIGTEGAAPVLARAIKADLEERLPVTLGPLARIGKGFRMLADALPMGRARRDFWREYYFATGPRAMAEGKDTVRPALKDLLQTHLAREARDGHVAFVGGGPGDPELLTLKARRALDEADVVIYDRLISPEILELARREALMIDVGKEGFGPSTAQDHINALLVEHARSGAQVVRLKSGDATVFGRLDEEIDAVDAHGIGWHIVPGITAASAAVAGIGQSLTKRGRNASVRFLTGHDMKGFADHDWAALARPNEVAAIYMGKKSARFVQGRLLMHGADRATPVTVIENASRADQRVLSTTLNDLPRDLADAEMTGPALTFYGLAPRAAVQAATQTPLEELA; encoded by the coding sequence ATGGATCACTTTCCCATCTTCCTCGCCACGAGCGAGCAAAAGATCCTCCTTTCCGGCGGCGGCGAAGCGGCGCTGGCCAAGTTGCGCCTGCTGATGAAGACCAAAGCCGCGCTGCATATCTTTGCGCCCGACCCCGCGCCAGAGCTTGTCGAATGGCAGGCGACGGGCAAGCTGACCCTGCACCGTCGCGCGCTCACTGCAGCCGACCTGGCAGGTGCGCTGCTGTTCTATGCGGCGGATGAAAATGATGCGCTCGATGCCGAGAATGCAGCCCTTGCCCGCGCGGCGGGCGTATTGGTGAACATCGTCGACAACCTGCATGATAGCCAGTTCATCACCCCCGCCATCGTCGACCGTGACCCGGTGACCGTGGCCATCGGCACCGAAGGCGCCGCCCCGGTGCTGGCCCGCGCCATCAAAGCCGATCTGGAAGAGCGTCTGCCCGTCACCCTCGGCCCGCTCGCACGGATCGGCAAAGGTTTCCGCATGCTGGCCGATGCCCTGCCCATGGGCCGCGCGCGTCGCGATTTCTGGCGTGAGTATTACTTCGCCACTGGCCCCCGCGCTATGGCCGAAGGCAAGGATACCGTGCGCCCGGCGCTGAAAGACCTGCTGCAGACCCACCTCGCCCGCGAAGCCCGCGACGGCCATGTGGCTTTCGTTGGCGGCGGCCCCGGCGATCCAGAACTGCTGACCCTCAAAGCCCGCCGTGCGCTGGATGAAGCTGATGTGGTGATCTACGACCGTCTGATCAGCCCGGAAATCCTCGAACTCGCCCGCCGCGAAGCGTTGATGATCGACGTGGGCAAAGAGGGTTTCGGCCCCTCCACCGCCCAAGATCACATCAACGCCCTGCTGGTCGAGCACGCCCGAAGCGGCGCACAGGTCGTGCGGCTGAAATCGGGCGATGCCACCGTCTTTGGCCGGCTGGACGAAGAGATCGACGCGGTCGACGCCCATGGCATCGGCTGGCACATCGTGCCCGGCATCACCGCTGCCTCCGCCGCCGTGGCGGGCATCGGTCAAAGCCTGACCAAACGGGGCCGCAATGCCTCGGTTCGCTTCCTGACCGGGCATGACATGAAAGGCTTCGCCGATCACGATTGGGCCGCGCTCGCCCGCCCGAATGAGGTCGCCGCGATCTATATGGGCAAGAAATCCGCCCGTTTCGTCCAAGGCCGCCTGCTGATGCACGGCGCCGACCGGGCCACGCCCGTCACCGTGATCGAAAACGCCTCGCGCGCCGATCAGCGGGTGCTGTCCACCACGCTCAACGATCTGCCGCGCGATCTGGCCGATGCCGAAATGACCGGCCCCGCGCTCACCTTCTACGGCCTCGCCCCGCGCGCCGCCGTCCAAGCTGCCACCCAAACCCCGCTAGAGGAGCTGGCCTGA
- a CDS encoding phosphoadenylyl-sulfate reductase: MPLDTPELHPFSNTDAPPPEGLRAVEEKVARLNADLRHHGATDVIRRAYAEIENLTLVSSFGAESVALLHLASMVSRDIPVLFIDTEMLFAETLVYQQELSERLGLRKVTTLRSDEIAAQDPDGTLHQYDTDACCALRKTRPLQHALAGHDGWITGRKRFQSGSRATLDFFEVEIPKDGTAPRIKVNPLAYWATSDVADYITENRLPRHPLVAKGYPSMGCAPCTSPVAPGEDPRAGRWRDQNKEECGIHFVNGKMVRTGDKT; the protein is encoded by the coding sequence ATGCCGCTTGACACCCCTGAACTTCATCCTTTCTCAAATACCGATGCGCCGCCCCCCGAGGGGCTGCGCGCGGTCGAGGAAAAAGTAGCACGGCTCAACGCGGACCTGCGCCACCACGGGGCGACGGATGTCATCCGCCGCGCCTATGCCGAGATCGAGAACCTCACCCTCGTCTCAAGCTTTGGCGCGGAATCGGTGGCGCTCTTGCACCTTGCCTCAATGGTGTCGCGGGATATCCCGGTGCTCTTTATCGACACTGAGATGCTTTTTGCTGAAACGCTGGTCTATCAGCAGGAGCTGAGCGAGCGCCTTGGACTGCGCAAGGTCACCACCCTGCGCAGCGATGAGATCGCAGCGCAGGATCCCGATGGCACGCTGCATCAATATGACACCGACGCTTGCTGTGCCCTGCGCAAAACCCGCCCGCTTCAACATGCGCTTGCGGGCCATGACGGCTGGATCACCGGGCGCAAACGCTTTCAATCGGGCAGCCGCGCGACGCTGGACTTCTTTGAGGTGGAGATCCCCAAAGACGGCACCGCGCCGCGCATCAAGGTGAACCCGCTGGCCTACTGGGCAACCTCGGATGTGGCCGATTACATCACCGAGAACCGCCTGCCCCGGCATCCGCTGGTGGCCAAGGGCTACCCGTCGATGGGCTGCGCGCCCTGCACCTCGCCTGTCGCACCGGGCGAAGACCCACGTGCTGGGCGCTGGCGCGATCAGAACAAGGAAGAATGCGGCATCCATTTTGTGAACGGCAAAATGGTCCGAACAGGAGACAAAACATGA
- a CDS encoding nitrite/sulfite reductase — protein MYSYTEFDDKFLAERNAQFRAQVERRIDGSLTEDEFKPLRLMNGLYLQLHAYMLRVAIPYGTLSSAQMDKLAFIAEKWDKGYGHFTTRQNIQYNWPELRDVPDMLDALAEVNLHAIQTSGNTIRNVTADHFAGAAADEVADPRPVAELIRQWSTDHPEFQFLPRKFKVAVTGAAADRAVIKAHDIGLRIVERDGEQGFEVIVGGGLGRTPMIGKVLYDFVSADDLLPTLEAIVSVYNVLGRRDNKYKARIKITVHENGIEDIRARVDAQYALIRSQFTGVDQQVLSRIESDFAAPEFKTASLEAYESAYTNDPVFRAWADTNLADHRAPGYAIVSISLKAHGATPGDATADQMRVMADLARRFGHDELRISHEQNVILPHVHRSDLPELHAALKEAKLATANIGLISDIIACPGMDYCALATARSIPIAQEIATRFDELKLEHDVGPLKIKISGCINACGHHHVGHIGILGLDRAGVENYQITLGGDGTEDASLGTRTGPGFSAEEIIPAIERLVLGYLDLRNDPAETFLQAYRRLGLAPFKAVLYPETANKDRANAA, from the coding sequence ATGTATAGCTATACCGAATTCGACGACAAATTCCTCGCAGAGCGCAACGCCCAGTTCCGCGCCCAAGTCGAGCGCCGCATCGACGGTTCGCTCACCGAGGATGAGTTCAAACCCCTGCGCCTGATGAACGGCCTCTACCTGCAACTGCACGCCTATATGCTGCGGGTGGCGATCCCCTATGGCACGCTCAGCAGCGCACAGATGGACAAGCTCGCTTTCATCGCTGAGAAATGGGACAAGGGCTACGGCCACTTCACCACGCGCCAGAACATCCAGTACAACTGGCCAGAACTGCGCGACGTCCCCGATATGCTCGACGCGCTGGCCGAGGTGAACCTGCACGCCATCCAAACCTCCGGCAATACGATCCGCAACGTGACCGCCGACCATTTCGCCGGTGCCGCCGCCGATGAAGTCGCCGATCCCCGCCCCGTGGCCGAGTTGATCCGCCAGTGGTCCACCGACCACCCGGAGTTCCAGTTCCTGCCGCGCAAGTTCAAGGTGGCCGTCACCGGCGCCGCCGCCGACCGTGCGGTGATCAAAGCCCATGACATCGGCCTGCGCATCGTCGAACGTGATGGCGAACAGGGTTTCGAAGTCATCGTCGGTGGCGGCCTTGGCCGCACCCCAATGATCGGCAAGGTGCTCTATGATTTCGTCAGTGCCGACGACCTGCTGCCCACACTGGAAGCCATCGTCAGCGTCTACAACGTGCTGGGCCGCCGCGATAACAAATATAAAGCGCGGATCAAGATCACCGTGCACGAAAACGGCATCGAAGACATCCGCGCCCGCGTCGACGCGCAATACGCGCTGATCCGCAGCCAATTCACCGGCGTGGATCAACAAGTGCTGTCGCGAATCGAATCCGATTTCGCAGCACCCGAGTTCAAAACCGCCTCCCTCGAGGCCTACGAGTCTGCCTATACCAACGATCCCGTCTTCCGCGCGTGGGCCGACACCAACCTCGCCGATCACCGCGCGCCGGGCTATGCCATCGTATCGATCAGCCTCAAGGCCCACGGCGCCACACCGGGCGATGCCACAGCAGACCAAATGCGCGTGATGGCCGACCTTGCCCGCCGCTTTGGCCATGACGAGCTGCGCATCAGCCACGAGCAAAACGTGATCCTGCCCCACGTACACCGCAGCGATCTGCCCGAACTGCATGCCGCCCTGAAAGAGGCCAAGCTGGCCACCGCCAACATCGGCCTGATCTCAGACATCATCGCTTGCCCCGGCATGGACTATTGCGCGCTGGCCACCGCCCGCTCGATCCCCATCGCCCAAGAAATCGCCACCCGTTTCGATGAGCTGAAACTGGAGCATGATGTGGGCCCGCTCAAGATCAAGATCTCGGGCTGCATCAACGCCTGCGGCCACCACCACGTGGGCCACATCGGGATCCTCGGCCTCGACCGCGCGGGCGTGGAGAACTACCAGATCACCCTCGGCGGCGATGGCACCGAGGATGCGAGTCTTGGCACCCGCACTGGCCCCGGCTTCTCAGCCGAGGAGATCATTCCGGCCATCGAACGCCTTGTTCTGGGCTACCTCGACCTGCGCAACGATCCTGCAGAGACCTTCTTGCAAGCCTACCGCCGCCTCGGCCTCGCGCCTTTCAAAGCGGTGCTCTACCCCGAGACGGCCAATAAGGACCGGGCCAATGCCGCTTGA
- the tpiA gene encoding triose-phosphate isomerase: MRPKIAAGNWKMNGTAASLAELHSLATGLPENPPQVVICPPSTLLFRATDATHGSPIQIGAQDCHTEGAGAYTGDISATMVADSGATHVILGHSERRDAHRETDADVQAKTCAAWAAGLTAIVCIGESEAERDADQTLDIIGGQLDGSLPDAVDAENTVIAYEPIWAIGTGKVPSIAQIEEVHDFMRARLIDRFGAEIGNALPLLYGGSVKAANAAEIFAVENVDGALVGGASLKAEDFTPIVAALAQS, encoded by the coding sequence ATGCGCCCCAAAATCGCCGCTGGTAATTGGAAGATGAACGGCACAGCCGCCTCTTTGGCAGAGCTTCACAGCCTTGCCACAGGCCTGCCCGAAAACCCGCCACAGGTCGTGATCTGCCCGCCCAGCACCCTGCTGTTCCGCGCCACTGACGCCACCCACGGCAGCCCGATCCAAATCGGCGCGCAGGATTGCCATACGGAAGGCGCAGGCGCTTATACCGGTGATATCTCCGCCACGATGGTCGCTGACAGCGGCGCGACCCACGTCATCCTTGGCCATTCTGAGCGCCGCGATGCCCATCGTGAAACCGACGCCGACGTGCAGGCCAAGACCTGCGCGGCCTGGGCTGCTGGGCTGACCGCCATTGTCTGCATCGGCGAAAGCGAAGCCGAACGCGATGCCGACCAAACGCTTGACATCATCGGTGGCCAACTCGACGGTTCCCTTCCCGATGCGGTTGATGCGGAAAACACCGTAATCGCCTATGAACCGATCTGGGCGATCGGCACTGGCAAAGTACCCAGCATTGCGCAGATCGAAGAGGTGCATGATTTCATGCGTGCCCGCTTGATCGACCGTTTCGGCGCTGAGATCGGCAACGCCCTGCCCCTGCTTTACGGCGGCTCGGTCAAAGCCGCGAATGCTGCTGAGATTTTCGCGGTCGAAAACGTCGACGGCGCGCTTGTCGGCGGGGCCAGCCTGAAGGCCGAAGATTTCACGCCCATTGTGGCAGCGCTCGCACAGTCCTAA
- a CDS encoding protein-L-isoaspartate(D-aspartate) O-methyltransferase, producing MNEPPISEAERKMQFLYALRSKGVTDARVLTAMEAIDRGPFIRGLFASRAYEDMPLPIACGQTISQPSVVGLMSQALQVSSRDKVLEIGTGSGYQAAILSKLARRVYTIDRHRRLVQEARGVFEAMDLNNITAITADGSFGLAEQAPFDRIIVTAAAEDPPGPLLAQLKEGGIMVLPVGQSDTVQHLIRVRKTAHGLEYDELRAVRFVPLLEGLGKDG from the coding sequence ATGAATGAGCCGCCCATTTCTGAAGCGGAACGCAAGATGCAGTTTCTCTACGCGCTGCGCTCCAAGGGCGTGACTGACGCGCGTGTGCTGACGGCGATGGAAGCGATTGACCGCGGCCCCTTTATCCGCGGCCTCTTTGCCAGCCGCGCCTATGAGGATATGCCCCTGCCCATCGCCTGCGGCCAGACGATCAGCCAGCCCTCTGTAGTGGGGTTGATGAGCCAAGCCTTGCAGGTGTCATCCCGCGATAAGGTGCTCGAAATCGGCACCGGGTCGGGCTATCAGGCGGCGATCCTCAGCAAGCTCGCGCGGCGGGTCTATACAATCGACCGGCACCGGCGTCTGGTACAAGAGGCGCGAGGCGTATTTGAGGCGATGGATCTCAACAACATCACCGCGATTACGGCAGACGGCAGCTTTGGCCTCGCCGAACAGGCGCCGTTTGATAGGATCATCGTCACCGCCGCAGCCGAAGACCCGCCCGGCCCCTTGCTTGCCCAACTCAAAGAGGGTGGCATCATGGTACTGCCCGTGGGCCAATCCGACACCGTTCAGCACCTAATTCGCGTGCGAAAGACCGCTCACGGGCTAGAATACGACGAATTGCGTGCCGTGCGCTTTGTCCCCCTGCTGGAAGGCTTGGGCAAGGACGGTTAA
- a CDS encoding SDR family NAD(P)-dependent oxidoreductase, with product MSKTALITGASRGLGAALAEALAPTHHIIAVGRTTGALEELDDRIQAKGGSTTLAPMDITNADAMAVLCRGIHDRWGGLDLWLHCAIHAAPLTPTDHIDAKDMEKSIAGNVTATARLITFVSPLLGADGMAVFFDDPRAGTKFFGSYGATKAAQIALATSWQVETAQIGPRVHILTPDAMPTATRARFFPGEDRAALSDTATQAAAVMAQLSENSAP from the coding sequence ATGAGCAAGACAGCATTGATCACCGGCGCATCGCGCGGCCTTGGCGCCGCATTGGCAGAGGCCTTGGCCCCCACCCATCACATCATCGCGGTCGGTCGCACGACCGGCGCGCTGGAAGAGCTGGATGACCGTATCCAAGCCAAGGGCGGCAGCACCACACTGGCCCCGATGGACATCACCAACGCCGATGCAATGGCCGTGCTGTGCCGGGGCATCCATGACCGCTGGGGCGGGCTCGACCTTTGGCTGCATTGCGCGATCCATGCCGCTCCGCTGACGCCGACCGATCACATCGACGCCAAGGATATGGAGAAATCCATCGCCGGAAACGTCACCGCCACCGCGCGGCTGATCACCTTCGTCTCGCCGCTTTTGGGGGCCGATGGCATGGCGGTCTTCTTTGACGATCCGCGCGCTGGTACGAAATTCTTCGGCAGCTACGGGGCCACCAAGGCCGCGCAGATCGCACTGGCGACCTCTTGGCAGGTTGAAACCGCGCAGATCGGCCCCCGCGTGCATATCCTTACGCCCGATGCGATGCCAACCGCCACCCGCGCGCGCTTCTTCCCCGGCGAAGACCGCGCTGCGCTCAGCGACACCGCCACGCAGGCCGCTGCGGTAATGGCGCAACTGTCGGAAAACTCCGCCCCCTGA
- a CDS encoding ferredoxin--NADP reductase — protein sequence MTEQSTVNQTAAKPVPTLPDAQTVTSVTHWSEQLFSFRVSRPASLRFRSGEFVMIGLMGDPHPETGKQKPLLRAYSIASPAWDDELEFYSIKVQDGPLTSKLQHIQPGDQIILRPKPVGTLVHDALLPGDRLWMFATGTGFAPFASLLREPETYEKFDEVIVTHTCRDVAELEYGRQLIEGLKADELMQELIGTDNLAKIRYYPTTTREESPKMGRITHLLQDGTVFADLDVPQINATHDRAMVCGSLGFNKDIMEILEGYGLTEGANSDPQHFVVEKAFVG from the coding sequence ATGACCGAGCAAAGCACAGTGAACCAAACCGCCGCCAAGCCCGTCCCGACATTGCCGGACGCCCAGACCGTGACTTCGGTCACCCATTGGTCCGAGCAGCTATTTTCGTTCCGGGTCAGCCGCCCAGCCAGCCTGCGCTTCCGCTCAGGTGAGTTTGTGATGATCGGTCTGATGGGCGACCCGCACCCCGAGACGGGCAAGCAAAAGCCGCTGTTGCGCGCCTATTCCATCGCCTCCCCCGCTTGGGATGATGAGTTGGAGTTCTACTCGATCAAAGTGCAAGATGGACCGCTGACCTCAAAGCTACAGCACATCCAACCCGGCGATCAGATCATTCTGCGGCCCAAGCCCGTGGGCACGCTGGTCCATGACGCGCTGCTGCCCGGCGACCGGCTGTGGATGTTCGCCACCGGCACCGGCTTTGCCCCTTTCGCCAGCCTGCTGCGCGAGCCTGAGACATACGAAAAATTTGATGAAGTCATCGTCACCCACACCTGCCGCGATGTGGCGGAACTGGAGTATGGCCGCCAGTTGATCGAAGGGCTGAAGGCCGACGAGCTGATGCAAGAGTTGATCGGCACCGACAACCTTGCCAAGATTCGCTATTATCCGACCACCACCCGCGAAGAGAGCCCCAAGATGGGCCGCATCACGCACCTTTTGCAGGATGGAACGGTATTTGCAGATCTGGACGTTCCGCAGATCAACGCCACTCATGACCGCGCCATGGTCTGCGGCAGTCTGGGCTTCAACAAGGATATTATGGAGATTCTCGAAGGCTATGGTCTGACCGAGGGTGCCAATTCCGATCCCCAACATTTCGTCGTTGAAAAAGCCTTTGTCGGTTAG
- a CDS encoding M23 family metallopeptidase, producing MRQTRLRRHTRLTLMAGTSAILLAGCENQPLDYDMRSTFGDGFSTAEAARGPLADRPKPDARGVIAYPNYQVAVARRGDTLKDVAARVGADGNELARYNGIELSVPLRQGEIIALPRRVAEPAPGTDGSVDITTLAGSAIDRAPATPTVQTQSLPPASSSPTTSAPAPQPAAPQSKEPVRHRVERGETAYTVARLYNVPVKALAEWNGLGPDFAIREGQFLLIPVEKQAPPRQATNTTSSAAASPPVQPATSAPGAGSPTPTPPSAAKPLPQDETAQPLPPKAEPEKPVADVGKTTAPAKAAKMTPPVQGSIIRAYAKGKNEGINIQGSPGAPVKAAEGGTVAAITKSADGIPIVVVRHPDNLLTVYANVDGVNVSKGDSVSRGQQIAKLRGGSESHVHFEVRKGFESVDPTPYIQ from the coding sequence ATGCGCCAAACACGCTTGCGCCGCCACACGCGGCTGACCCTAATGGCCGGAACCAGTGCAATACTGCTGGCCGGTTGCGAAAATCAGCCGCTTGATTACGACATGCGCAGTACCTTTGGCGATGGTTTTTCAACTGCCGAGGCCGCACGTGGCCCCCTTGCGGATCGCCCCAAACCCGATGCGCGGGGCGTCATCGCTTATCCAAATTATCAAGTCGCTGTGGCCCGCCGGGGTGATACGCTCAAAGACGTGGCTGCCCGCGTAGGCGCAGATGGCAATGAATTGGCCCGCTACAACGGCATCGAACTTAGCGTACCGCTGCGCCAAGGCGAAATCATCGCCCTGCCCCGCCGTGTGGCCGAACCCGCCCCCGGCACCGATGGCAGCGTCGACATCACCACCCTCGCAGGCAGCGCGATTGACCGCGCCCCGGCGACGCCAACGGTGCAGACGCAAAGCCTGCCGCCCGCGAGCAGCAGCCCCACCACCAGCGCGCCCGCGCCTCAGCCCGCGGCACCGCAATCCAAAGAGCCCGTCCGTCACCGGGTGGAGCGCGGCGAGACGGCCTATACCGTTGCCCGCCTCTATAACGTGCCAGTCAAAGCACTGGCCGAATGGAACGGGCTTGGCCCCGATTTTGCGATCCGCGAAGGCCAGTTCTTGCTGATCCCAGTTGAAAAACAAGCGCCTCCCCGTCAGGCGACCAACACGACATCAAGTGCTGCTGCATCCCCACCTGTGCAGCCCGCCACCAGCGCCCCCGGCGCGGGCAGCCCTACGCCTACGCCACCCTCGGCCGCCAAACCGCTGCCCCAAGATGAGACCGCGCAGCCATTGCCGCCCAAGGCCGAGCCAGAAAAGCCCGTGGCCGATGTCGGCAAGACCACTGCGCCCGCCAAAGCCGCCAAAATGACCCCGCCCGTTCAGGGTTCAATCATCCGCGCCTATGCGAAGGGCAAGAACGAGGGTATCAACATCCAAGGCAGCCCCGGCGCGCCTGTGAAAGCCGCCGAGGGCGGGACTGTCGCCGCCATCACCAAAAGCGCCGATGGCATCCCGATTGTCGTGGTCCGCCACCCAGACAACCTGCTGACGGTCTATGCAAATGTGGATGGGGTGAACGTCTCGAAAGGCGACAGTGTCAGCCGCGGCCAGCAGATTGCCAAGTTGCGCGGCGGATCAGAATCGCATGTGCATTTCGAGGTGCGCAAAGGTTTTGAAAGCGTCGATCCAACGCCCTATATTCAGTAA
- a CDS encoding pilus assembly protein PilP — protein sequence MASTGTPTPKKVTDLATEKADLSSTALIGIFGSETTPGALIREGGGKISRVGVGDQVAGGVVAAIGQGALVLSSRRGNKVLRLPQS from the coding sequence ATGGCGAGCACTGGGACCCCGACCCCTAAGAAAGTCACCGATCTGGCGACTGAAAAAGCCGATCTTTCCAGCACCGCGCTGATTGGCATCTTCGGCAGTGAAACGACGCCCGGCGCCCTGATCCGCGAAGGCGGCGGCAAGATTTCCCGCGTTGGCGTAGGCGATCAGGTCGCAGGTGGCGTTGTCGCGGCGATTGGGCAAGGCGCGCTGGTGCTGTCCAGCCGTCGCGGTAACAAGGTGCTGCGCTTGCCGCAAAGCTAA
- the surE gene encoding 5'/3'-nucleotidase SurE, which translates to MRILITNDDGINAPGLAVLRAIAEELAGPKGEVWTVAPAFEQSGVGHCISYTKPMMISQLDDRVFATEGSPADCVLAAIHDTMTAAPPDLVLSGVNRGNNAAENALYSGTLGGAIEAALQGLPAIALSQYYGPANRDLADPFEAAAQHGAETCRRILANTPKETAAYGLFYNVNFPPVAGADVRGIRLAPQGRRPGTGFSTEAHLSPSGRRFLWIKGGDQRVQTAPGSDACVNLDGYVSVTPMRCDLTDHAALDTLAGING; encoded by the coding sequence ATGCGTATTTTGATTACAAACGATGACGGCATCAACGCGCCCGGTTTGGCCGTGCTGCGCGCCATAGCCGAGGAACTGGCCGGGCCCAAGGGCGAGGTCTGGACCGTCGCACCCGCGTTCGAGCAATCCGGCGTGGGCCATTGCATCAGCTACACCAAGCCGATGATGATCTCGCAACTGGACGACCGGGTATTCGCGACCGAAGGCTCCCCCGCCGATTGCGTGCTTGCCGCAATCCATGACACGATGACGGCAGCTCCCCCTGATTTGGTGTTATCAGGCGTGAACCGGGGCAATAACGCCGCGGAAAACGCGCTTTATTCCGGCACGCTTGGCGGCGCGATAGAGGCGGCGTTGCAAGGTCTGCCTGCCATCGCCCTGTCGCAATACTATGGGCCCGCGAACCGCGACCTTGCCGACCCTTTTGAGGCTGCCGCCCAGCACGGTGCTGAAACCTGCCGCCGTATCCTTGCCAATACCCCCAAGGAGACCGCCGCCTACGGTCTGTTCTACAACGTGAACTTCCCCCCCGTCGCAGGCGCGGACGTGCGTGGCATCCGGCTGGCCCCCCAAGGCCGCCGCCCCGGCACCGGTTTCTCCACCGAAGCACATCTTTCGCCATCGGGCCGCCGTTTCTTGTGGATTAAAGGCGGCGACCAGCGCGTGCAGACTGCACCGGGCAGCGATGCCTGCGTGAACCTTGACGGCTATGTCTCGGTCACACCGATGCGCTGCGATTTGACGGACCACGCGGCCTTAGACACACTGGCAGGCATTAACGGATGA
- a CDS encoding DUF2849 domain-containing protein: protein MPKPFTPKVITANALLEGDVVYQTATGWTRSLSEAEVLTDEADADLRMIDALSQQDLVVGVYLADVAPEAGGPKPTHFREEFRAKGPSNYAHGKQETL, encoded by the coding sequence ATGCCCAAGCCTTTCACCCCCAAGGTCATCACCGCCAATGCGCTGCTCGAAGGCGACGTTGTCTACCAAACCGCCACCGGCTGGACCCGCAGCCTTTCCGAGGCCGAAGTGCTGACCGATGAGGCCGACGCTGACCTGCGCATGATCGACGCGTTGAGCCAGCAGGATCTGGTCGTCGGCGTCTACCTCGCCGATGTGGCCCCCGAGGCCGGCGGCCCCAAGCCCACACATTTCCGCGAAGAGTTCCGTGCCAAAGGCCCGTCGAACTACGCCCACGGCAAACAGGAGACCCTGTGA
- a CDS encoding Lrp/AsnC family transcriptional regulator: MTVRIDETDRKILAQLQRDASQSLDDIAREVGSSKTPVWNRIRKLREAGVIGQQTVVLDSEALGFEACFFVLIRTSEHEAAWQAAFLKALQDRPEVQEAHRLAGDIDYILKVRVKNARAYDVFYQALISEVKVHNVTALLSMEEIKSTTMLPL, translated from the coding sequence ATGACTGTCCGAATTGATGAGACCGACCGGAAGATTTTGGCGCAGCTGCAACGGGATGCGAGCCAATCGCTGGACGATATCGCCCGCGAAGTGGGCTCTTCGAAGACGCCGGTGTGGAATCGGATTCGCAAGCTGCGGGAGGCCGGGGTGATCGGGCAACAGACCGTGGTACTGGATTCCGAAGCGCTTGGGTTTGAAGCCTGCTTTTTCGTGTTGATCCGCACCTCGGAGCATGAGGCGGCTTGGCAAGCGGCGTTTCTGAAGGCGCTACAGGACCGGCCCGAGGTGCAAGAGGCGCACCGGCTGGCGGGGGATATCGACTATATCCTAAAGGTGCGGGTAAAGAACGCGCGGGCCTATGACGTGTTCTATCAGGCGCTGATTTCAGAGGTGAAGGTGCACAACGTGACGGCGCTGTTGTCGATGGAAGAGATCAAATCGACGACGATGCTGCCGTTGTAA
- a CDS encoding DUF934 domain-containing protein, producing MSVLVTDTGFTADDWTHGYCEDGAANDCRAVDLGSDADAHALTLAPALEMIRVDFPSFADGRGFTIARVLRLRGYTGRLRAKGHVLADQYAMARRAGFDEVEIDDDLAARQPENQWLARADWEAHNYQARLRG from the coding sequence ATGAGCGTACTCGTAACCGACACAGGTTTCACCGCCGACGACTGGACCCATGGCTATTGCGAGGATGGTGCGGCGAATGATTGCCGCGCCGTCGATCTCGGCTCGGACGCCGATGCCCATGCCCTCACGCTCGCCCCGGCGCTTGAGATGATCCGCGTCGACTTTCCGTCGTTCGCGGACGGGCGCGGCTTTACCATCGCCCGCGTTTTGCGCCTGCGCGGCTATACGGGCCGTTTGCGCGCCAAGGGACATGTGCTGGCCGACCAATATGCCATGGCCCGCCGGGCAGGTTTCGACGAGGTAGAGATTGACGACGATCTCGCTGCCCGCCAGCCTGAAAACCAGTGGCTGGCCCGTGCCGATTGGGAGGCCCACAACTATCAGGCCCGCCTGCGCGGCTGA